In one window of Paenarthrobacter nicotinovorans DNA:
- a CDS encoding glycosyltransferase, whose product MTFDQAGQPDLSVVIPVYNGERILAATMARLSGYLTSGNSEIIIVENGSSDNTLKVAREHAVDTPHVTFHVLQSEKGMGNAYRRGIEASSGRRVLLTADDLPFGTDDLDEDAKLEPKPHVVIGSKAHKNSKIQRSPLRGLTTFGFKTLRQVILGSKVGDSQGTLIVDGGWLRNMVDRFDDPGFLFSTQVVYAAEKQGFDIVEVPVTLAPDDEPGETTIRTADVVKMFKGLVAMRRRKSELAAAPSAGTHAP is encoded by the coding sequence TTGACTTTCGACCAGGCAGGCCAACCGGATCTCTCCGTTGTGATCCCGGTCTATAACGGAGAACGGATATTGGCGGCAACAATGGCGCGCCTTTCCGGCTATCTAACCAGTGGCAACTCCGAGATCATCATCGTGGAGAACGGATCTTCCGACAACACACTCAAGGTTGCCCGCGAGCACGCGGTGGACACTCCACACGTGACATTCCACGTTCTCCAAAGCGAAAAAGGGATGGGAAACGCGTACCGGAGGGGCATCGAGGCCAGTTCCGGACGCCGTGTCCTCCTGACCGCCGATGATCTTCCCTTCGGGACCGATGATCTTGACGAGGACGCGAAGCTCGAACCAAAACCGCATGTGGTCATAGGTTCCAAAGCGCACAAAAATTCAAAAATCCAGCGCAGCCCCCTCCGCGGACTCACCACTTTCGGGTTCAAGACTCTCCGACAGGTGATTCTGGGGTCCAAGGTCGGTGACTCCCAGGGAACGCTCATCGTCGACGGCGGCTGGTTGCGGAACATGGTGGACCGTTTTGACGATCCTGGTTTCCTTTTCAGCACCCAGGTTGTCTACGCCGCCGAAAAGCAGGGCTTCGACATAGTGGAAGTGCCCGTTACTTTGGCGCCCGATGACGAACCCGGCGAAACCACCATCCGGACTGCCGACGTCGTAAAGATGTTCAAGGGTCTGGTTGCCATGCGCCGGCGCAAGAGCGAACTGGCAGCTGCTCCCAGCGCGGGGACACACGCCCCATGA
- a CDS encoding lysylphosphatidylglycerol synthase domain-containing protein — protein sequence MTGSIAETPSNDNDVNLEQPPVKTTKAKLVDFARRALVVIVFAAAVYFIAVQWPQVQATVFALQWWQVLLSLLALIPGVLLGMYMWRVVMASLLRSVDIEPQGLVLNQIYLVGQIGKYLPGSVWAFVLQMELGRKNGIARAQVFVASLVSTGITIGAALVVGASALPILVQREPNLQWLYVILPVVILAMNPNVVTFLVNFVLKVFRRPPLPERIQANTMVKAFILGVLMYLCFGLHLWILVGHEATLDLATFLVLTGALALGMTLGVLAFLLPAGVGAREAILILALAGMMSAGAATAIAALSRIMFTVADLLCVGIAFVHFRWRQSASKTPGDSTSEPS from the coding sequence ATGACGGGATCGATCGCAGAAACACCGTCGAACGACAACGACGTGAATTTGGAACAGCCTCCGGTCAAGACCACCAAAGCCAAACTGGTGGATTTTGCCCGTCGCGCCCTGGTGGTCATCGTCTTTGCCGCTGCGGTGTACTTCATCGCAGTCCAATGGCCACAGGTCCAAGCCACGGTCTTTGCCCTGCAATGGTGGCAGGTGCTGCTTTCGCTGCTTGCCCTCATCCCCGGGGTTCTTCTGGGCATGTACATGTGGCGGGTTGTCATGGCCAGCCTGTTGAGGTCTGTTGACATCGAGCCGCAGGGCCTGGTCCTGAACCAGATCTACCTCGTAGGCCAGATCGGTAAATATCTTCCCGGCTCCGTCTGGGCGTTCGTCCTCCAGATGGAGCTCGGCCGAAAAAACGGCATCGCGCGGGCCCAGGTCTTCGTAGCTTCCTTGGTCAGTACCGGCATCACCATCGGCGCAGCTTTGGTGGTTGGAGCTTCAGCCCTGCCAATCCTTGTCCAGCGGGAACCGAACCTGCAATGGTTGTACGTCATCCTCCCCGTCGTGATTCTGGCGATGAACCCAAACGTTGTGACCTTCCTGGTCAACTTCGTGCTCAAGGTATTCCGCCGGCCACCGCTGCCTGAGCGGATACAGGCCAACACCATGGTCAAAGCCTTCATCCTCGGCGTCCTCATGTACCTGTGCTTCGGCCTGCACCTGTGGATCCTGGTAGGTCACGAGGCAACCCTGGACCTGGCGACGTTCCTGGTCCTCACCGGTGCCCTCGCTCTCGGGATGACCCTCGGGGTGCTGGCCTTCCTGCTGCCCGCTGGAGTTGGCGCACGGGAAGCCATCCTGATCCTTGCCCTGGCGGGGATGATGAGCGCCGGTGCCGCAACCGCAATCGCCGCGCTTTCCCGGATCATGTTCACTGTTGCGGACCTGCTCTGCGTAGGAATCGCCTTTGTGCACTTCCGGTGGCGGCAGTCCGCTTCCAAGACCCCCGGAGATTCCACCTCAGAGCCCAGCTGA